A section of the Oncorhynchus keta strain PuntledgeMale-10-30-2019 chromosome 15, Oket_V2, whole genome shotgun sequence genome encodes:
- the LOC118395037 gene encoding Golgi reassembly-stacking protein 2-like produces the protein MGGLQSVEIPGGGSEGYHVLRVQENSPGHRAGLEPFFDFIVSINNERLNKDNDTLKDLLKASVEKPVRMLVYSSKTLELRESTVIPSNLWGGQGLLGVSIRFCSFEGANENIWHVLEVEPNSPAALAGLRPHTDYIIGADTVMNESEDLFSLIETHEGKGLKLYVYNTDTDNCREVVITPNSAWGGEGSLGCGIGYGYLHRIPTRPFEEGKKICFPGPIPSGEPISPLKDGFTQVQLSAVTPPPAMPSVPTGLEDSLSGLSITSAPPTIPSEFQTGLPTVPLLPTSISPSLSPLNPASTTFNPATTLPGLMPIPGSFSLLPNLTNLNLGALPDLSAVSLAGFPPLAPLPPLNLPGLAPLPPMPTMLSQLPLLPPGVTSFPPVDLSSLTLPTVAPEKQTLPDATVPSTATESAVAPGTSPTESQASTETTSS, from the exons ATGGGGGGATTGCAGAGTGTCGAGATACCGGGTGGAGGATCCGAAGGCTACCATGTTCTTCGG GTTCAGGAGAACTCTCCGGGACACCGGGCAGGACTGGAGCCTTTCTTTGACTTCATCGTCTCCATCAACAATGAAAGACTG AACAAGGACAATGACACCCTGAAGGACCTATTGAAAGCCAGTGTGGAGAAGCCGGTCAGGATGCTGGTCTACTCCTCTAAGACCCTGGAGCTCAGGGAATCCACCGTCATCCCTAGCAACCTCTGGGGTGGCCAGGGCCTGCTGGGAGTTTCCATACGCTTCTGCAGCTTCGAGGGAGCCAATGAGAACATCTGGCACGTGCTG GAGGTGGAGCCTAACTCTCCAGCAGCCCTGGCTGGCTTGCGGCCCCACACTGATTACATCATAGGAGCCGACACCGTTATGAACGAG tcggAGGACCTCTTTTCTCTGATAGAGACCCATGAAGGGAAGGGGCTGAAGCTGTATGTCtataacacagacacagacaactgCAGAGAGGTGGTCATCACCCCGAACAGTGCCTGGGGAGGGGAGGGCAg TCTGGGATGTGGGATAGGATACGGATACCTGCACAGAATTCCCACCCGACCATTTGAAGAGGGGAAGAAGATCTGTTTTCCAGGTCCTATTCCCAGTGGTGAGCCCATCAGCCCGCTCAAGGATGGATTTACTCAG GTTCAGCTGTCAGCTGTAACCCCTCCGCCTGCCATGCCATCTGTCCCCACGGGGCTCGAGGATTCGCTGTCCGGCCTGTCAATCACCTCAGCCCCGCCCACTATCCCAAGCGAGTTTCAGACAG GTctccccactgttcccctgcTGCCCACCTCTATCAGCCCCTCCCTGAGCCCCCTAAACCCTGCCTCCACGACCTTCAACCCCGCCACCACGCTACCAG GTCTGATGCCTATCCCGGGCAGCTTCTCCCTACTTCCAAACCTCACCAACCTCAACCTCGGCGCACTACCAGACCTCAGCGCTGTGTCGTTAGCAG GTTTCCCTCCACtcgcccccctccctcctctgaaCCTGCCCGGTCTCGCCCCCCTCCCCCCCATGCCCACCATGCTGTCCCAGCTACCACTCCTGCCCCCAGGGGTAACATCTTTTCCCCCGGTCGACCTCTCTTCCCTCACCCTTCCAACAGTCGCCCCAGAGAAGCAGACCCTCCCTGATGCCACAGTTCCCTCTACTGCCACCGAATCAGCTGTCGCCCCGGGAACCTCCCCCACGGAATCACAGGCTTCCACGGAAACAACGTCGTCGTAA